The genomic interval CCGCTACTTTCCCGAATAATTCAGCGAGGAAAAACGTAACCGACGCACAAACAACCATCAATCGATTCTCATTCGTTCGCGTAAACCAATAGAAAAGCGCGCTCAATGCCAAAACGTACACCATGTACTCTGCGATGACATAAAACGCAGGATTCAACGCCGGGAATTGCTTTCCCAAGTCATTGATTAACCTGAAATAATGAATATTTATGTCCATTGCACTCATTGAAGTAAGATCCCCCTTTTTCTCAATAGAAGAATCTTATTCGATTTGGGTGAATCGACAAATTGATTTGTCTTACATGGCATTACAGTTTTGTAAGGAAAGAGCACTACTAAATAAAGAATAAGGCCAGTTTTTACATCACAAAATCGGCAGCCTTCGTAAAATAAGTTTTAGACAGATCCTGATAAAAGAGACAGCGGCAGCCTAGGACGAGAAAATAAAGTCCTAGACTGCCGCGGACACGAAAGCAGAAAATCAAAACATCAAGCCTTCCCTTATTCTTGAGTAGTCAATTACAACTCACCTGGCGTTTTCTGCCCGATGGGGGGTATATGCCGAAGCTTGATCACGGTGAGTATGGCGATAGCGATCATGAGCCCGCCGCTAACGGCCACAACAGCATGCATGCCGTCGGTAAATGCTATCTGGGCGCCATGAAGAAGTGTTGAACCAATAGGTTCGGGCAAAGCTTTTGCCGCCGAGACTGCCCCAGCCAGACTTTCGCGGGAGGCTCCGGCTGTTAACGTCGTAACATCACTCGGAATGAAGCCGGCAATTTGAGTGCGGTACACGTATGTACCGATGCTGCCTAATACGGCGATACCAAGTGCGAATGCGAATTCACCGCTCGTCTGCAGCAAGGACGCCGCCGAACCCGCTTTCGCCGGCGGGGCCGAGCCGACAATTAGATCACTGGACAAGCTCGCAAACGGGGCTGCACCCACATTAAAAAAGATATAACCGACGATCAGGGTAGATAGTCCGGATCCCGCCCCTACCTGGGACAATAGAATACAACCAGTCGCCGAGATGGCAAGGCCTGCCCCGATAAGGAGCGACGGTCGGATCCGCCGAGCGATGATCGGCGACAACAACATGCCCGCCATCGACGCAAACACTCCCGGGAGCATGCACATTGCTGCCCGTAGCGGCGACAGTCCTTCCACGAATTGAAGATGCTGTGCGATGAAGAGCATGGAAGCGCCTGTCAAAGTGATGCCGAACATGCCGCCCAGCGCCGTGCTGAAGGCGGGGGTTGCGAATAGGCGCAAGTCAATTAGCGGACTGTCCAACCGTTGCTGCCGTCTTACGAATAACGTCCCGAAAGCAACACCAGCCGCGATGGCAATGAGCGGCAAGGTCTGTAGACCTTGCTGTGCGATTTCCTTTAGGCCGTATATTGCCGGTAGAATGGTGCACATCGACAGCATGACGCTAGTCATATCCAAACGGCCAGGTGCGGGATCCCGATATTCGGGCAGAAAATGGGGCGCAGTCAATAACAGCAGCGCCATCACTGGAACGCCGAGTAGAAAAAGCGAACCCCATGAAAAATGCTCCAGCATCGTCCCGCCGACTACTGGGCCAAGCGCCATGCCTCCCATGGAGCACATGAACCATATGCCTATGGCGAGGGAGCGCTGCTTATGATCGCGGAACATATTGCTGATTAAAGCCAGGGACGAAGGCGATACCGTCGCCCCGGCTATGCCGAGCAGCGCCCGTGCTGCAATCAGCATTCCGGAGGTGTTGGAAAAAGCGGCCAACACCGAAGCCGAACCGAATGCCGCTGCGCCGATCATCAGCAGCTTACGGCGGCCGAGCCGATCTCCGAGCGAACCCATCATGATCAGAAACCCCGAGAGCATGAAGCCGTATATGTCCATGATCCATAGCTGCTCTGTACTGTCAGCGCCGAGAGAGACGCTTATGTGAGGAAGTGCGAGAATCATTACGGACAAGTCTACCGAAACGAGCAAGGCAGGCAATGAAAGTACGGCAAGTCCAATCCATTCGTTCAAACCGGCACGGATATTCGATTCAAACGCAGCATCTTTCATTGGCCGTCCAGAGCCTCTCCGAGACGATCCAAGAACACCTTTGTTCCGTGCTCACGCTGTTCAGGCGTATCGAGACCGTCCAGATAAACGCCCTGCTCAGTATAGATCAAGCGCGTGCCGCCGTCCACGGAATCGAATTCCACCGTCGTCACGGAGACTGACATCCGCTTGTCTGCCATGTCCAGAGTGTAGGAGTATACAATTCGCCTATTCTGAACGATCTCCTGATAGCAGGCATCGAATGTAAAAACGGGTCCCCCAGGCGGACCACCGCGATTGAATTCGCGTCCGCCGACGCGGAAGTCGAACTCGTCAGCTTTAGGAAACCAGACGGCTTTGGCTGCTTGACCCGCCCATGCAGCGAATACACGGGCAGGGGAATGTTTATAGTTTCTTTCGATGACAAATGTGGAATGTTTAGCAGATCTTTCACTCATTGTCGAAACCTCCTTGTCCGGGTTCTTCCGGATGCTCGTCTAAATATTCACCAAGTCGGTCGAGGTGGACATCCATACTCGATTTTCTCTCAGCGAAAAATTTCTCGTGATTCATTCTCATCGTCCGTATGATGTTCATGAAATGCTCAACGGTAAACGGTTCGTTCCTTTGCATCCGACTCGATACATTCTCAAGCTCGTGCAAGAGTTTCTGCTGCATGCGGATATTTTCTTTCAGGCTGTCTATTTGAATGGTAACAATGTCTGACAGGCTGAGTTGATCTCCGGCCATAACGGCTTTAATCTGCTCCAGCGATAGCCCCAACTCCTTCAAGGACAAGATTTGCTGAAGGCGTGAAATGTCCTTTTCGGTGTAGAGTCTGTATCCGGATGGCGAATAGCCGGATGGCGAAAACAAGCCGATCTGATCGTAAAAACGCAAAGTTCGTATCGTAATTCCCGCCATTTTCGCAAGTTCTCCGACTTTCCACTGTCGCTTCATGATCAGCCCCTTTCTTGGTCGCTAGCGTTTTACCGGTAACTTCACTATAAACCGTTACGTTACGTAATGGTCAAGGATCCTTATGAAATTTTTTCCAATGCGAAATACGAGTGCCAAACTCACTTCCAAAACAACCAACACATCGCGTGAGACAAACAGTATAACAATAAAAAGCGGATCCCCAAAATGATCTTACCCCTGTCAAGTAGACAGCTTTAAACAAGCCTTCTTACGCAACAGCCTTAGTTCGGTATTGTACCGGGCTAGGGTTGTTTAGTTTCGTCTGAAAACGTTCGTGATTATAGAAGTGTATGTATTCCTCAATTTGCCTTCCTCGATTGAATAATCTATCATCATATGGGTATATTTACCTTTTGAGGAGGAACAATGTTAAACTATAAAGTTTTAAAGATACTCTTGGTCCTACTCTTGACCGCCATTATTTACAAACTTGTTGATTCAATAGCTATAAAAGGAGTTGTAGATTTTGTCGATTCTATTGCATGGTTGCTATCATTAATTGCTTCTACACAAATTGTACGTCTGCTATCTAATGACAGAGATTAAAACGATACTATTTAGCATAATTGAGCTTGTGTTAAATAGGTTCATTTCTCAACTATCCAGCCAAAGAGTAAACGAGGCTGCTGGATCATATCCAGCAACCTCGGCAAAGCCGCTCTTATCTTCTTGTGTATCGTACAAAAAAACATAAACTCCATTCTCAGATTCGTAAACCATAACCTTTCTTACGGTATCAACAGACTCTTTAAGAAGGGCATACATTCGCACTTCAATACCCCCTTATTCGCTTTACCAACATCTTATCATTAAACAAATCTGCCCGTTAGTTGAGAAAACGGCAGCCATTTACGCAGGCTGCTGTTCTTCTTGTTTATTAAGCTATTGAACCCGTTACTTCAACGTGAATTTGGAGCAGCTGCCGGCGGCGATCTGCTCCCTGAGTATTGCATCAATTTAACCTTTAATGCCTGGAAACTAATCTATGCACCGGCTTAAGCTGTCTAATTGGTCTAAATCAACGTCAGACAGAGAAATTTCCAGAGTATGAAGATTCGTTTTCAGCTGTTCGGGATGTGTGGCCCCGTTGCGCACCTCGCCGCATTGTTCCCTAATAAGATTTTATCCTATTTGCCAAACTCCACTTTAACCGGCACCTTCTTATCGTGATAATCACTCGTCTTGGATCATTTGGATCCATCGCCAATTTGACCACTTTCATTTACTCCCCAAGACCAAAACGCCCCGTCTTTTTTGAGGGCGAGAACATGATGATAGCCAGAAGAAATTGCTATCACATCCGTTATATCTATCTCCCCTCACCCTTTTTCCAAATCGTTAGCAAGTAAAGCAGTCTCAGGGAAAAGTGATTAGCTTCAATAAAAGGAAAGCCCGAAACCACTCCTATTGAGTGGTTTTTTGGTCCCAATCTAAAGTCGTATTCTACAAGTAATTCCTGTGAAGGAGTGGCTAATATGAAAGGAATTTTTTATTACTGACCCGGCCTTTGCAAAAGCATTTTTGGATCGCGGCTGCCGGACCTATATCGGCCCCGATGATTATCCGGATGGAAATACAGCGTTTATGTTTCTTTTGCGGCTTATCTATGAAATGATTCAATACAGCAAAAGCGTGAGTGAAGCCGATTGTAGTATCGTCAATGTATGTAACGTTATAATAAAACGTAAAAGACTGGCTTCCAGCGATCCGTGAATGGTAAACTGATGCGGTTCAGGTTACATCCTGCAGCCGTTCTTTGTCGGAAATTCACAGATGAATCTCCTCACAATTGGAAATGAATCTGCATGAACCTTTCAAGTTGATTACAAAATACTTTTTATACTGAATTTTTTATTCCGAAATTCGAACGAAGGAGTCAGGCCATTTTGTCGGACATTACAAACAAGATCGTCAAATGGAAGACCTTTGTCATTGTAAGCCTGTTTCTGCTTGTTCTGACAGGCTCCCGCATACTCTGGTTCACAATGTTTCAAAGTACGGAGCAGCCGTATGCTGTTAACGGACAACTGGATTTGCGAAACTGGAATGCCGCCGAAGGTCATACAATTGAGTTGGACGGCCAGTGGGAATTTTATCCCCATGTATGGCTTATGGACCCGGAATATTCGCAGCAAACTGACAAACGCAGCCACCTATTAATTCAAGTTCCGGGAGATTGGAATTCTATCCTGCAGCCGGGGGAAGACACGCCGTACGGTTACGGTTCGTACCGCTTGCGAATCCTCGTGAATCCGGAACACGATTTGACCTACAGCATTCGCATCCCCAGTGTTCGTAGTTCGTCTGCGTTGTATATAAACGGCAGACTTCTGGCCAAAGCAGGAGAGCCAGGAAAGAACAAGAAGGAGTACGTTGCCGGTAATTTACCCTACACGTCTTCCTTTGTAGCGAACGGCAGCAGTGAAATTGAAGTTGTCATCCAGGCGGCAAATTACGATTACCCTGGCAAAAGCGGCATTGTTCGTTCGATCAAGTTTGGAACCGAAGAAGCTATTGCCCGCCAGACCCAGCTTTCTATGGCCATGCAGCTTTTGGTCGCGGGCGTCTCCCTGCTGCATGCTGTATACGCGTTGACTCTGTTTTTTATGGGGAAAAGGGACCGTAGATTGCTCTACTTCTCCTTGATGCTTGCCAGTGCGACTCTCATGTATATTCTTGCAACCGATGAGAAATTGATTCCTTACTGGTTCCCGATTGATTACGAGACGGGCGTAAAGCTTGTTTCTTATGCCATCATCGCCCTTTCCTGCTCTCTCCTTCTGTGTGTAAAGCAGCAGTGGCCCGCGTTCTGGAAAAAAGCTTTTCCGGTGTATGGCATAGTGTGCGGAGCCTATGCCTTGTTGGAATTGTTCCTGCCTGCCAAACATCTCATGATGCTTCTGCCGCTGGATCTATTGATTATGGGGACTTCCTTACTCATCACCATCGGGTCACTGCTTCGTACGTCCGCCATAAAGGATATCAAGGGCAATACCTTATTACTGCTGGCCCTTGTCGCTTTTGCGGACAACATCGTTTGGTGGGGCTTGACGGATGCGATGGAAATCAAGGTCTTGTACTACCCTTTTGATCTCATCATCGCGTTGGCCTGCTTTGTGTCCTTATGGTTCAGGAGATATTTCCAGGTCCACCATGCGACCATTGATCTGGCAGCCAAGTTGAAGAGAGCGGATCAACGAAAAGACCAGTTTCTTGCCAATACGTCCCATGAACTGCGAAATCCGCTTCACAGCATACTCAACCTTTCACAAGCAGTGCTGGAAAGAGAGAAGAAGTCACTCCATGAACAAAGCGTTCGGGACCTGGAGCTCGTCCTGACGGTGGGACGTCGTATGTCGTTCATGCTCCATGACCTGCTTGATGTGATGAGCTTGAAGGAAGGCGCCCCCCGACTTCAACTCCGCAGCCTATCCATCCAGACAATTGCAACCGGTGTATTTGATATGCTCCAATTTATGACCGAGGGCAAATCCGTCCGACTCGTGGATCGGATTCCCGAACATTTCCCGCCAGTCATTGCCGACGAAAACCGGGTGATCCAAATCGTGTTCAATCTGCTTCACAATGCGCTGAAATACACGAACGAAGGCGAAGTCTCGATCCAAGGATACGTAAAGGACGGACGAGCTCATATTGTCATCTCGGACACGGGTATTGGCATGGACAAGGAAACGATGCGACGTATATTCGAGCCTTATGAGCAGGGCGACTCCGAAAGTGCGATGGTCGAAGGAGGATTTGGCCTGGGACTCAGCATCAGCAAACAACTGATGGAGCTGCACGGCGGATCGCTGCAAGCTAAATCCGTTCCCGGTCAAGGCTCTGAATTCGTCTTCACCCTACCCTTGGCCGATCAGACCGCTTCACAGGAAGAAAGGCAGACGAACAACCTTCCCTCTATCGTTTTTGCGGAATCAACAGCAGCGGCTGCCTCAGATCCGCTCGACTCGATCTCTGTGCAGCAGAAGACGATGAATGCCAATCGGCCAAGAATATTGGTCGTTGACGACGACCCCGTTAACCTCAAAGTAATGGAAACGATTCTTTCCGTAGAAGAATACGACGTCACGTCGGTAACAAACGGCAATCAAGCGCTGGCTGTAATGGATTCCCAGGAATGGGATTTGGTCATCTCTGACGTCATGATGCCTCACATGTCCGGGTATGAGCTGACGCGGACGATTCGTGAGCGTTTCTCCATTACGGAGCTTCCCATTCTGCTGCTTACTGCAAGGAGCCAGCCTGAGGACATCGAAAACGGATTTCGAGTGGGCGCCAACGATTACGTAACGAAGCCGGTAGATTCGTGGGAAGTGCGGTCGCGTGTAAAAGCGCTGACCGAGGTGAAACAATCCGTCCGGGAGCGGCTGCGAATGGAAGCGGCTTGGCTTCAGGCGCAAATCCAGCCTCACTTCCTGTTCAACACCCTGAATGCCATTATGGCTTTAAGCGAAATCAATTTGGACCGAATGCGAAATCTCCTGGGAGTTTTCAGTGATTTTTTAAGGTATAAATACAAGCTGAAGAATATGGATGAACTTGTTCCCGTAGAAGACGAGTTGAGTATTGTCCGCTCTTACCTCTTCATCGAAAAAGAGCGCTTTGACGAAAGGCTGCAGGTTTTGTGGGAGATAGACGATTGCCAGGAGTTGAAGATCCCCCTGTTTACGATCCAGCCCCTTGTGGAGAATTCCGTAAGACATGGTATCATGAAGCGTTCCCGAGGCGGGAAAATTGTCATCCGGATTGTCAACCACGAGACATATGCCGAGATTTCCGTCGAGGACGACGGCGTTGGGATGGAGGAATCTGAATTGCAGCGAATACTTGAAAAACGTATGGACGACGAGTCGGGAGTCGGCCTACTGAATACCGATCTTCGCCTCAAGCGCCATTATGGAAAGGGACTTCACATCAAAAGCAAACCGGAAGTGGGGACTTCGGTATCGTTTGTCGTATGGAAGCACCATAAAGAGTAAGCCGATACATGCATCCATGTGGATCCAATCGAATGAAAACAATGAAGCAGCAAAAAAGCCATTCCTTAAAGGAATGGCTTTTTTATTCATTCAAAACTGGATCTGCATGTTTGCTAAGAGTGTGTGGATAAGTCCTCGACCGATTAGTATTCGTCAGCTCCACGTGTTGCCACGCTTCCACACCGAACCTATCAACCTCATCGTCTATGAGGGGTCTTACCAGCTTGCGCTGTGGGAAGTCTCATCTTGGAGGGGGCTTCACGCTTAGATGCTTTCAGCGCTTATCCCGTCCGCACATAGCTACCCAGCTGTGCCACTGGCGTGACAACTGGTGCACCAGCGGTGCGTCCATCCCGGTCCTCTCGTACTAAGGACAGCTCTCCTCAAACTTCCTACGCCCGCGACAGATAGGGACCGAACTGTCTCACGACGTTCTGAACCCAGCTCGCGTACCGCTTTAATGGGCGAACAGCCCAACCCTTGGGACCTACTTCAGCCCCAGGATGCGATGAGCCGACATCGAGGTGCCAAACCTCCCCGTCGATGTGGACTCTTGGGGGAGATAAGCCTGTTATCCCCAGGGTAGCTTTTATCCGTTGAGCGATGGCCCTTCCATGCGGAACCACCGGATCACTAAGCCCGACTTTCGTCCCTGCTCGACTTGTAGGTCTCGCAGTCAAGCTCCCTTCTGCCTTTACACTCTACGAATGATTTCCGACCATTCTGAGGGAACCTTTGGGCGCCTCCGTTACCTTTTAGGAGGCGACCGCCCCAGTCAAACTGCCCACCTGGCATGGTCCTCTCGCCCGATAAGGGCGACGAGTTAGAAACTCCGTACATCAAGGGTGGTATCCCACCGACAGCTCCACAGAGGCTGGCGCCCCTGCTTCTCAGCTTCCCACCTATCCTGTACATGATGCACAAAGTTCCAATACCAGGCTACAGTAAAGCTCCATGGGGTCTTTCCGTCTTGTCGCGGGTAACCTGCATCTTCACAGGTATTATGATTTCACCGGGTCTCTTGCCGAGACAGCGCCCAAGTCGTTACGCCTTTCGTGCGGGTCGGAACTTACCCGACAAGGAATTTCGCTACCTTAGGACCGTTATAGTTACGGCCGCCGTTTACTGGGGCTTCGGTTCAAAGCTTCGCTTGCGCTAACCCATCCCCTTAACCTTCCAGCACCGGGCAGGCGTCAGCCCCTATACTTCGCCTTGCGGCTTCGCAGAGACCTGTGTTTTTGCTAAACAGTCGCTTGGGCCTTTTCACTGCGGCCCCCTCGGGCTATTAACCCTACCGAGGCGCCCCTTCTCCCGAAGTTACGGGGCCATTTTGCCGAGTTCCTTAGCAAGAGTTATCCCGCGCACCTTAGGATTCTCTCCTCGCCTACCTGTGTCGGTTTGCGGTACGGGCACCTTGTTCCTCGCTAGACGCTTTTCTTGGCAGTGTGAAATCAGGGACTTCGGTACTTAAATTTCCCTCGCCATCACAGCTTGCCCTTGAGGTGTGCGGATTTGCCTACACACCAGGCTTACTGCTTGGACGGCCATCCAGTAGGCCGCTCACCCTATCCTCCTGCGTCACGCCATTGCTCAAGCGGAACAGAGGTGGTACAGGAATATCAACCTGTTGTCCATCGCCTACGCCTTTCGGCCTCAGCTTAGGTCCCGACTAACCCTGGGAGGACGAGCCTTCCCCAGGAAACCTTAGGCTTTCGGTGGACAAGATTCTCACTTGTCTTTTCGCTACTTACACCGGCATTCTCACTTCCAAGCGCTCCACCGCTCTTTCCAGTACGGCTTCACTGCTGCTTGGAACGCTCCCCTACCCAGTCCGTAAGGACTGCCATAGCTTCGGTGATACGTTTAGCCCCGTTACATTTTCCGCGCAGAGTCACTCGACCAGTGAGCTATTACGCACTCTTTAAATGGTGGCTGCTTCTAAGCCAACATCCTGGTTGTCTGGGCAACTCCACATCGTTTCCCACTTAACGTATACTTGGGGACCTTAGCTGATGGTCTGGGCTGTTTCCCTTTTGACGATGGATCTTAGCACTCACCGTCTGACTCCCGGACATAAGTCATTGGCATTCGGAGTTTGACTGAGTTCGGTAACCCGATGAGGGCCCCTAGCCCAATCAGTGCTCTACCTCCAAGACTCTTAATTCCGAGGCTAGCCCTAAAGCTATTTCGGGGAGAACCAGCTATCTCCGAGTTCGATTGGAATTTCACCGCTAGCCACACCTCATCCCCGCACTTTTCAACGTGCGTGGGTTCGGGCCTCCAGTAGGTGTTACCCTACCTTCACCCTGGACATGGCTAGATCACACGGTTTCGGGTCTACGGCAGCGTACTATCGCCCTATTCAGACTCGCTTTCGCTGCGGCTCCGTCTCTTCAACTTAACCTCGCACGCTACCGTAACTCGCCGGTTCATTCTACAAAAGGCACGCCGTCACCCTTTTAACGGGCTCCGACTATTTGTAAGCACACGGTTTCAGGTACTATTTCACTCCCCTCCCGGGGTGCTTTTCACCTTTCCCTCACGGTACTGGTTCACTATCGGTCGCTAGGTAGTATTTAGCCTTAGCAGATGGTCCTGCCAGATTCACACGGGATTTCACGTGTCCCGCGCTACTCGGGATCCGTCTCGGAGAGACTCTTGTTTGGATTACGCGACTGTCACGCTCTTTGGTCAGCTTTCCCAAACTGTTCATCTACAAGAGTCTTTTGTAACTCCTAGTGAGACGTCCCACAACCCCGCCGGGTAAACCCGACGGTTTAGGCTCTTCCGCGTTCGCTCGCCACTACTGACGGAATCACTATTGTTTTCTCTTCCTCCGGCTACTTAGATGTTTCAGTTCACCGGGTCTGCCTTCTCATCACCTATGTATTCAGTGAAGGATACCATTCCATTACGAATGGTGGGTTGCCCCATTCGGAGATCCCCGGATCAAAGCGTGCTTACCGCTCCCCGAGGCTTATCGCAGTTCGCTGCGTCCTTCTTCGGCTCCTAGCGCCAAGGCATCCACCGTGTGCCCTTAGTAACTTAACCACGACGCACAGGATGTGCTAGTGCATGCGTTGCCTCACGGATGAGGCGAACTTAGCAGGCCATCCTTGCTTTCCGTAATTACTAAAAAGTACTTACAGTTTAAATCCCTAGCAATTACATGCAGTATCCAGTTTTCAAGGAACAAAAATGGTTACTCGTAAGAGTAACCTGCCTGGCGACGTCCTACTCTCCCGGCTCCCTGCGGAGCAAGTACCATTGGCGCTGGAGGGCTTAACGGCCGTGTTCGGTATGGGAACGGGTGTGTCCCCTCCGCCATCATCACCAGACTTATAGGATGTAAGTCGTTCTGCGTTCTCGCATGGACGCGAGAGCCTTTAGCAGAACTTCCTTTCATCATTGTGAAGGATCAATGCTCCTTCAAAACTGAACAGCGAATGTGCGTTGTGGTCGTATCTCCATAGAAAGGAGGTGATCCATCCGCACCTTCCGGTACGGATACCTTGTTACGACTTCACCCCAGTCATCTACCCCACCTTCGGCGGCTGGCTCCTTGCGGTTACCTCACCGACTTCGGGTGTTGCAAACTCCCGTGGTGTGACGGGCGGTGTGTACAAGGCCCGGGAACGTATTCACCGCGGCATGCTGATCCGCGATTACTNNNNNNNNNNNNNNNNNNNNNNNNNNNNNNNNNNNNNNNNNNNNNNNNNNNNNNNNNNNNNNNNNNNNNNNNNNNNNNNNNNNNNNNNNNNNNNNNNNNNNNNNNNNNNNNNNNNNNNNNNNNNNNNNNNNNNNNNNNNNNNNNNNNNNNNNNNNNNNNNNNNNNNNNNNNNNNNNNNNNNNNNNNNNNNNNNNNNNNNNNNNNNNNNNNNNNNNNNNNNNNNNNNNNNNNNNNNNNNNNNNNNNNNNNNNNNNNNNNNNNNNNNNNNNNNNNNNNNNNNNNNNNNNNNNNNNNNNNNNNNNNNNNNNNNNNNNNNNNNNNNNNNNNNNNNNNNNNNNNNNNNNNNNNNNNNNNNNNNNNNNNNNNNNNNNNNNNNNNNNNNNNNNNNNNNNNNNNNNNNNNNNNNNNNNNNNNNNNNNNNNNNNNNNNNNNNNNNNNNNNNNNNNNNNNNNNNNNNNNNNNNNNNNNNNNNNNNNNNNNNNNNNNNNNNNNNNNNNNNNNNNNNNNNNNNNNNNNNNNNNNNNNNNNNNNNNNNNNNNNNNNNNNNNNNNNNNNNNNNNNNNNNNNNNNNNNNNNNNNNNNNNNNNNNNNNNNNNNNNNNNNNNNNNNNNNNNNNNNNNNNNNNNNNNNNNNNNNNNNNNNNNNNNNNNNNNNNNNNNNNNNNNNNNNNNNNNNNNNNNNNNNNNNNNNNNNNNNNNNNNNNNNNNNNNNNNNNNNNNNNNNNNNNNNNNNNNNNNNNNNNNNNNNNNNNNNNNNNNNNNNNNNNNNNNNNNNNNNNNNNNNNNNNNNNNNNNNNNNGGATCATGCGATCCAAAAACCTATCCGGTATTAGCATAAGTTTCCCTATGTTATCCCAGTCTGAGAGGCAGGTTGCCTACGTGTTACTCACCCGTCCGCCGCTAGCCCCCGAAGGGACTCGCTCGACTTGCATGTATTAGGCACGCCGCCAGCGTTCGTCCTGAGCCAGGATCAAACTCTCCAATAAAGTTTGTATCTGGTTCAAAACTGGCAAATCATTTAATGATAGACTCATCAACGCTTTCGCTGTTCAGTTTTCAAAGAGCATCTTATCCAACGGCCTCAACCGCGGAACTCTATATTATCAAATCGAGCGGAACAAGTCAACAACTTTTTCAATCACACTCAATTTGTTCTACCACACTATACATTTTCGTGGGCAGAAACTCACTTTAACATGTATTCACCAGTAAAACAAGAGTTTTCTACTCTCATACTTAGTTATACATGGTGCGGTCGGCGAGACTCGAACTCGCACGGGTCGCCCCGCCACCCCCTCAAGATGGTGTGTCTGCCAATTCCACCACGACCGCAAAACGAAAAGGCGGAGAGTGAGGGATTCGAACCCTCGCTACACTTGCGCATACTAACGGTTTAGCAAACCGTCCCCTTCGGCCTCTTGGGTAACTCTCCACAAATCATGGAGCGGGTGATGGGAATCGAACCCACGCGACCAGCTTGGAAGGCTGGAGTTCTACCATTGAACTACACCCGCAAAAATATGGTGCCGGTGAAGGGACTTGAACCCCCACGGTTTCCCTCACGATTTTGAGTCGCGCGCGTCTGCCATTCCGCCACACCGGCTTATCCAGTTGCAAAACATGGTCGGGAAGACAGGATTCGAACCTGCGACCCCTTGGTCCCAAGCCAAGTACTCTACCAAGCTGAGCTACTTCCCGACTGTATTCTTTTCACTTTTGAAAAAAGTGGCGTGCCCTGAGAGATTCGAACTCCCGACCTTTTGATTCGTAGTCAAACGCTCTATCCAGCTGAGCTAAGGGCACATATGGAGCGGACGAAGGGTCTCGAACCCTCGACCTTCGCCTTGGCAAGGCGACGCTCTACCAATTGAGCTACGTCCGCATATTAAGAACTGAGGTCCCCGATAAGTATTCGGAATGTGCTCCAACGGCACGCTTTACTATTTGGGGAGCTAAAAAACTGGTGAGCCATGAAGGACTCGAACCTTCGACCCTCTGATTAAAAGTCAGATGCTCTACCAACTGAGCTAATGGCTCATACATGAAATGGCTGGGGTACTAGAATTCGAACCTAGGAATGACGGAGTCAAAGTCCGTTGCCTTACCGCTTGGCTATACCCCAACAGCCAAGTATAAACTGGTGGGGAGAGACGGATTCGAACCGCCGAACCCAGAGGGAGCAGATTTACAGTCTGCCGCGTTTAGCCACTTCGCTATCTCCCCAAAGACAAAAATGGTGCCGG from Brevibacillus choshinensis carries:
- a CDS encoding MerR family transcriptional regulator, with protein sequence MKRQWKVGELAKMAGITIRTLRFYDQIGLFSPSGYSPSGYRLYTEKDISRLQQILSLKELGLSLEQIKAVMAGDQLSLSDIVTIQIDSLKENIRMQQKLLHELENVSSRMQRNEPFTVEHFMNIIRTMRMNHEKFFAERKSSMDVHLDRLGEYLDEHPEEPGQGGFDNE
- a CDS encoding SRPBCC family protein, with amino-acid sequence MSERSAKHSTFVIERNYKHSPARVFAAWAGQAAKAVWFPKADEFDFRVGGREFNRGGPPGGPVFTFDACYQEIVQNRRIVYSYTLDMADKRMSVSVTTVEFDSVDGGTRLIYTEQGVYLDGLDTPEQREHGTKVFLDRLGEALDGQ
- a CDS encoding MFS transporter encodes the protein MKDAAFESNIRAGLNEWIGLAVLSLPALLVSVDLSVMILALPHISVSLGADSTEQLWIMDIYGFMLSGFLIMMGSLGDRLGRRKLLMIGAAAFGSASVLAAFSNTSGMLIAARALLGIAGATVSPSSLALISNMFRDHKQRSLAIGIWFMCSMGGMALGPVVGGTMLEHFSWGSLFLLGVPVMALLLLTAPHFLPEYRDPAPGRLDMTSVMLSMCTILPAIYGLKEIAQQGLQTLPLIAIAAGVAFGTLFVRRQQRLDSPLIDLRLFATPAFSTALGGMFGITLTGASMLFIAQHLQFVEGLSPLRAAMCMLPGVFASMAGMLLSPIIARRIRPSLLIGAGLAISATGCILLSQVGAGSGLSTLIVGYIFFNVGAAPFASLSSDLIVGSAPPAKAGSAASLLQTSGEFAFALGIAVLGSIGTYVYRTQIAGFIPSDVTTLTAGASRESLAGAVSAAKALPEPIGSTLLHGAQIAFTDGMHAVVAVSGGLMIAIAILTVIKLRHIPPIGQKTPGEL
- a CDS encoding hybrid sensor histidine kinase/response regulator; the encoded protein is MSDITNKIVKWKTFVIVSLFLLVLTGSRILWFTMFQSTEQPYAVNGQLDLRNWNAAEGHTIELDGQWEFYPHVWLMDPEYSQQTDKRSHLLIQVPGDWNSILQPGEDTPYGYGSYRLRILVNPEHDLTYSIRIPSVRSSSALYINGRLLAKAGEPGKNKKEYVAGNLPYTSSFVANGSSEIEVVIQAANYDYPGKSGIVRSIKFGTEEAIARQTQLSMAMQLLVAGVSLLHAVYALTLFFMGKRDRRLLYFSLMLASATLMYILATDEKLIPYWFPIDYETGVKLVSYAIIALSCSLLLCVKQQWPAFWKKAFPVYGIVCGAYALLELFLPAKHLMMLLPLDLLIMGTSLLITIGSLLRTSAIKDIKGNTLLLLALVAFADNIVWWGLTDAMEIKVLYYPFDLIIALACFVSLWFRRYFQVHHATIDLAAKLKRADQRKDQFLANTSHELRNPLHSILNLSQAVLEREKKSLHEQSVRDLELVLTVGRRMSFMLHDLLDVMSLKEGAPRLQLRSLSIQTIATGVFDMLQFMTEGKSVRLVDRIPEHFPPVIADENRVIQIVFNLLHNALKYTNEGEVSIQGYVKDGRAHIVISDTGIGMDKETMRRIFEPYEQGDSESAMVEGGFGLGLSISKQLMELHGGSLQAKSVPGQGSEFVFTLPLADQTASQEERQTNNLPSIVFAESTAAAASDPLDSISVQQKTMNANRPRILVVDDDPVNLKVMETILSVEEYDVTSVTNGNQALAVMDSQEWDLVISDVMMPHMSGYELTRTIRERFSITELPILLLTARSQPEDIENGFRVGANDYVTKPVDSWEVRSRVKALTEVKQSVRERLRMEAAWLQAQIQPHFLFNTLNAIMALSEINLDRMRNLLGVFSDFLRYKYKLKNMDELVPVEDELSIVRSYLFIEKERFDERLQVLWEIDDCQELKIPLFTIQPLVENSVRHGIMKRSRGGKIVIRIVNHETYAEISVEDDGVGMEESELQRILEKRMDDESGVGLLNTDLRLKRHYGKGLHIKSKPEVGTSVSFVVWKHHKE